The following coding sequences are from one Rattus rattus isolate New Zealand chromosome 11, Rrattus_CSIRO_v1, whole genome shotgun sequence window:
- the Cxcl13 gene encoding C-X-C motif chemokine 13 isoform X1: protein MRLCTAALLLLLAICLPPGHGILETHYTNLKCRCSKVTSTFINLILVDWIQVIRPGNGCPKTEIIFWTKAKKAICVSPTARWLPKVLKFVRSRSITSTPQTPVSKKRAA from the exons ATGAGGCTCTGCACCGCAGCCCTGCTTCTTCTGCTAGCCATCTGCCTCCCTCCAGGCCACG GTATTCTGGAGACCCATTACACAAACTTGAAATGTAGGTGTTCCAAGGTGACCTCGACCTTTATCAATCTAATTCTCGTAGATTGGATTCAAGTTATACGCCCTGGGAATGGCTGCCCCAAAACTGAAATCAT TTTCTGGACCAAGGCCAAGAAAGCTATATGTGTGAGTCCTACTGCCAGATGGTTACCAAAAGTATTAAAATTTGTCCGAAG CAGAAGTATTACTTCAACTCCCCAAACTCCAGTGAGTAAGAAAAGAGCTGCCTGA
- the Cxcl13 gene encoding C-X-C motif chemokine 13 isoform X2 encodes MRLCTAALLLLLAICLPPGHGILETHYTNLKCRCSKVTSTFINLILVDWIQVIRPGNGCPKTEIIFWTKAKKAICVSPTARWLPKVLKFVRRSITSTPQTPVSKKRAA; translated from the exons ATGAGGCTCTGCACCGCAGCCCTGCTTCTTCTGCTAGCCATCTGCCTCCCTCCAGGCCACG GTATTCTGGAGACCCATTACACAAACTTGAAATGTAGGTGTTCCAAGGTGACCTCGACCTTTATCAATCTAATTCTCGTAGATTGGATTCAAGTTATACGCCCTGGGAATGGCTGCCCCAAAACTGAAATCAT TTTCTGGACCAAGGCCAAGAAAGCTATATGTGTGAGTCCTACTGCCAGATGGTTACCAAAAGTATTAAAATTTGTCCGAAG AAGTATTACTTCAACTCCCCAAACTCCAGTGAGTAAGAAAAGAGCTGCCTGA